The DNA segment GAATGAGGTAATCTATCGCGAAGGAGAAGTCCCAGACGGTTTACTTTGCCTAGGTTCTGGCAAGGTAAAAGTATATAAACTTGGTTTTGGTGGCCGCGACCAGATTGTACGTATGGCTAACCCCACCAGTTTTATTGGTTACAGAGCTTTTTTTGCCGAAGGTCCACATGTGGCTTCAGCTGTTGTGATTGAACCCTGTACTGTTTTCTACATTCCCAAAGCACTTGTTTTTGAATTATTGGAGAACAACCACAAGTTCAGTTTAAACATCATTAGATCGCTGGCTCAGGAGCTAGGTTTCTCCAGATACAGAACGGTAACTCTTACACAGAAACACATACGTGGCAGATTAGCAGAAAGCCTATTGGTTCTAAAAGAGATATATGGGTTTGAAGATGATAGCAGCACACTGAACGTTCATCTTTCGCGAGAAGATCTGGCTAATTTTTCTAATATGACCACCTCCAACGCAATACGCACCCTATCTACTTTTGTAAACGAGGGCGTAATAACCGTTGACGGCAGGATCATCAAGATACTGGACTCAGAGAAACTGGAGAAAATATCCAAATTAGGATAATACCACTTCCGAATAACTTAGGTCACCTAACACTATTCATAATAATAAATTCGCTTCACCCTGCGACTAATACTGGTAAACACCTCATAAGGGATGGTGCCCAATGCTTCGGCCATATTCTCCACCGGATTATAAGGGCCAAAGATCTCCACTTCTCCACCCTCTTCGGCCAATAGTCCGGTGACGTCCACCATGCACATATCCATACAGATATTTCCCACGATATGCGCTCCTTGTCCATTCACCATCACCCTACCTACTCCATTGCCCAATCTCCTATTTAAGCCATCTGCATAACCAACCGGTACAATAGCTATTTGACCATCATACCCCAGTTCTCCTTTTCGGTTGTAACCAATGGTTTCATGGGCCTTCACACTTTTTATTTGAGAGATAAATGACTTAAATCGTGTTACGGGCTTTAAGGCCACCTGATCGCTTCCTCCTACCCCATACATACCAATTCCCAGACGAACCATATCCAACTGCGCCTGAGGAAACCTTAATATACCAGCAGAATTTAAGATATGCTTAATAAAAGAATAACCTAATATAGCTTCCATCCGGGAGGTAAATTCACAGAAGCGATCTATCTGCGACTTCGTAAACTCATCCAACCCAACATCTTCACTTCCCACCAAATGAGAAAAGCACGACTTCACACCTATTTCGGGACTGCTTTTTAATATCTCAAAGAGCCGTTCTCCCTCGTCATGCACAAATCCCAGACGATTCATTCCTGTATCAAGCTTTATATGCACCGGATAATTCCTGATTCCTTCCTGGGCCAACACCTGAACAAATTGGTCCAACACCTTAAAACCATACAACTCAGGCTCTAAATGATGCATCAACATCACAGGAAAGCTTTTCACCTCAGGATTCATTACTATGATAGGTAAAGAAATACCGGCTTTGCGCAGTTCCACCCCTTCATCGGCAAAGGCAACACCCAGATAATCGACCTTCTGATGCTGTAGCACATTGGCAATTTCGAACGAACCACTACCATAGCCAAAAGCTTTCACCATGGCTAGTATTTTAGTATTATCATTAAGTTTAGAACGATAATAATTAAGATTATCGACCAAAGCATTGAGGTTAATTTCCAGACAGGTCTGATGATGTTTCATTTCTAACACCGAAGCCACCTTCTCAAATCCAAAATTACGCGAGCCTTTAATAAGTATCGCCTCATTTTTAAAGGAATTAGGCACTACATTTTGGAGTAATTCATCGGTACTATCATAAAATATAGCATCCAGATGAAACAAGTGCGCATGGGATTTAAGAATACTCCCAACCCCCAACAACTTAGACACGCCCACTTGCTTTAACAAATCATTAATCTGTACACACAAGCTATGATCATCCATACCACTCTGATAAATATCCGAAAGGATCAATGTCCTTTGTTCAGTTTTACCACGACTTTGCTGCACTAAAAAAGCCAGCGACAAAGCCAAAGAAGACAGATCTGAATTATAGGAATCATTGATCACAATGCAATTATTAATCCCCTCTTTCAGCTCCATACGCATAGCCACAGGCACTAACTTCTGAATCATTCCAGATATATATTCCATTGAGAATCCCAGTACCAGCAAAGCAGAAACAGCACCCAAGGCATTCTCAAAAGAAACATCGTCGGAGAACGGAATCAACACATCATATTCTACACTATTATATTTTAACCCTATAAGCATTCCGGTACCATGATCCTTCTTGTACAGAACTTGCAGATCAGCATCTACACCTCGGCCCCACATAAAAAAACGTTTACATGGGTACTTATTGTACATCTCATGCCTAATCATAGTCGAGTCAGAGCCAAAAATAATGCATTCGCATCCTTCAAAAAGCATCATCTTTTCCTGCAACTTTTCCTGTTGCGAAACAAAATTTTCTTGATGTGCTGCACCCACATTGGTCAGCACTCCTATTGTTGGAGAAATAATCGGGGCAATAATTTCCATTTCTCCCCGTTTAGAAATGCCAGCCTCAAAAACCCCTAGCTCGGTATGACCATCCATCTGCCATACAGAGAGAGGAACCCCTATTTGACTATTATAACTTTTAGGAGACCGAGCTACCGACATAGAATTACCAACCAACTGTGAGATCCACTCTTTAACGATGGTCTTACCATTACTTCCTGTGATTCCAATCACCGGACAATCATAGGTTCGTCTTTTCTTTTCCGCTAACTGCTGAAAGGCCTGCAAAGTATTTTTGACCACTAGGAAATTAGCTTCATCCAGCCCTACTGAAAAATCAAAATCTTCTTCTACCAAAAAACAACGCACTCCCTGCTGATAAAGAGATGAAATGTAATCATGTCCATTATGATTCATTCCCGATATCGCAACAAACAAAGACTTTGATGGAATACTTACAGTTCTACTATCGGTAATCACATTCGAAAACCGCACATCCTTATTTATTATTGACTTACATGATATCCAACCACATACTTCACTAAAGAGATACTCCTGCATCACTACATTATTTTTTATTGACATTACAATAACATGTCCGACACAAAGGTTCATACTCCACCTTTTCGCCCAACATCACCAATTTTTCCTCATCAACCAATCGATGAGAGAACTGTGCAAGGTCACCACAGCGCATACATATAGCATGTACTTTGGTTACATACTCGGCAATAGCCAATAAGTGGGGCATGGGTCCAAATGGCTTACCTTTAAAATCCATATCCAGGCCTGCAACGATAACACGAATTCCCTGATCTGCCAACTGAGAACACACCTGAACCAATCCCTGATCAAAAAACTGTGCCTCATCAATTCCCACCACATCCACATTACCACATAACAATAAAATATTTCCCGATGTCTCCACAGGCGTCGACATAATGGAATTATCATCGTGCGAAACCACCTCCTCATCACTATATCTCACATCAATATGCGGTTTAAATATCTCCACCTTTTGATGAGCTATCTTCGCTCTGCGCAAGCGACGGAGTAATTCCTCCGTTTTTCCCGAAAACATAGATCCAGCTACCACTTCAATCCAACCATGCTTTCCTGCTGATTTTATTTTATTCTCTAAAAACATCCTATCTTAAAATAAATAAAAAGTATCAATATTATGAACCATTCTATTTTTGGTATTTTTCTTGTTACTTTTATATGGTCATTTTATACCGCATATTATCACTAACTTTGCAAAATAAGAAAAAAGAGCTTGAATTGATATTATTATGGACAAAGAAACATTACTCGATATTATTCTTAAAGACATCGCCGAAATAGAAACACTCATCAAATCGTTTCATGGTCAAGAAGATATCCCCGGCGCATTTCTAAATCTAACAGAAAATAAGCTCTCCAATATAAGCGAGGAATTTGAATTATTAAAAAAACTAAATGAGAAAGAAACAGCTGTTTCACCCGCTACAAAAATAGAAAAGCAGGCAACAACTGTAGAAAAAGCACCTCCCATTGTTGAACCCCTTGCCACAAAAGAAATCGAACAAGAGGTTATTGAGGAAACCATCGTGCCTGAAATCATTCAAGAAACACCGGCAACCAACGAAGAAATGATTAGTGAACATCAGTACGATCAGGCCAATATCACAACAACAGAACATACAGAAAAGATTGATAAACCCAAAATAACAGTCCCAAACACGGAGGCAACAACCAGTAAACAAGACGACATACCTAAAACCATCGGCGAGTCTTTTGTTACAGAAAAGAGATCTGTAAACGATTTAATTGCCAACACCCAAGAATCCAACACCTCAAAAACACTCAAAGGCAAACCCATACAAGATCTCACCCGGGGACTAGGAATCAATGACCGGTTTATGTTTCAAAGAGAATTATTTGGAGGTAAAATGGATATATTGAACCAGACATTACAACAACTAAACGATATGCCAGATTACACTTCTGCAAAATCCTTTATCAGATCCAATTTCAATTGGGACGAAGACCAGGAAGTGACAAAGGCATTTTTTAATTACATAGAAAGAAAATTTTAATTCAGCCAATGACAGCCATCAACAGTCACCATCTGGATGACTGTTGACCGAATGCATTGAGCTGCTCACTGCAAAACAAATGGGCAAATTATATATAGTACCAACCCCTATCGGGAACCTTGAAGACATAACACTGCGTGCGCTCAACATTTTAAAAGAAGCCGATTTTATTTTGGCAGAAGACACACGTAAGACCGGTTTTTTGTTAAAGCACTTTCAAATTGAATCAAAGATGTTTTCGCACCATAAATTTAATGAGCACAAAACATCTGACTTAATTGTGCAGCGCATATTATCTGGAGAAACTGGCGCCTTGGTTTCAGACGCGGGAACACCTGCCATTTCAGACCCTGGATTTTTACTAGTAAAACATGCCCTTGATCAGGAAGTAGAAATAGAATGTCTACCCGGAGCAACTGCTTTTGTACCGGCTTTGGTCAATTCCGGCCTACCCAATGACCGCTTCTGCTTTGAAGGTTTTTTACCACAAAAAAAAGGCCGACAAAAAAGGCTACACGCGTTAACAGAAGAAAGTCGAACCATGATCTTTTACGAGTCTCCTTTTAGGCTAGTTAAAACACTAGAACAGTTTATTGAGGTATTTGGAGAACAAAGAAAAGTTTCTGTTAGCAGAGAACTCACCAAGCTACACGAAGAAAACAAAAGAGGCACCTTAAGCGAAGTAGCTCAACACTTTACCAACAAAACAGTAAAAGGAGAAATCGTGATCGTATTAGAAGGCAAAGAAGATAAACCCCTTGAAAAAAAGAAAAACAAATACGCAACAGACAACGTTCATTAAAAAAAATTATATTTACATTATTAACAATCACAAACAACACATCATGAAAAAAACACTTATTTTATCATTATTGGTCATTGCATTTACAGCCTGCAATACCTCCAAACAAAAGGAACTAGAACAACAAAACGATTCATTGGTTTCCGTTGCCATTGAACAACAACAAATCACAAATGACCTAGTAAATACGCTGGTTAGCATTGATCAGAACCTACAGGATATCAAAGAAAAAGAACAAATCATTAAAGGAAATTTAGAATCTCCTGAAAGAAATTCCAAAGATATCCAAAAGAGTATCAATCAGGATATTCTTGATATCTATAAGTTAATGTTGGTCAACAAGGAAAAGATTGCTGAACTGGAACAAAAGTTAAAATCTTCGGGCTCAAAAAACAAAAACATGAACAACCTGATAAGCCGACTGAACAGTCAGTTAAAAGAAAAAAGTATAGAAATTATTACGCTCAAAGAAGAACTAAATAATAAAAACATCGAAATTGCTTCTTTGAACTTCACCTTGGAAGGAATGTCTGAAGTAATCGATTCCATCAGAATGGTCAAACAAAAAACGGAAGCCATCCTGGACTCTACAACCACAGAACTATACACCGCTTACTATGCCTTTGGCACCAAAAAAGAACTAAAAGAACATCATATTATTTCAAACGAAGGACTTCCTTTATTTGGTAAACAAAAGGTGTTAAGCGAAGATTTTAACGAAGATTACTTTACCAAAATCGACATCCGGGAGGTAGAAAGCATTCCTTTATTTCGTCCTAAAGTAAAAATGCTTACCAATCACCCTGAAGGATCATTCGAACTATTAAATGGCGAAGAAGATACCAAGACCATTAAAATATTAGACAAAGAAGCATTCTGGAGCATCTCTAAATTTATGGTAGCCCAAGTGAATTAAGCTGAATAAAATCGAAAGTTCTCCGACACAGGAATCTGAATTAGAAGAAGAGCCCCGTTGGATGATTGAAAATACAATTTAAACAATAATAAAAAACTCCGCCAATGGCGGAGTTTTTATTATCCTATTGTTCTACGTAAGATACAAGACTGCTGCCAAAGAAAAGGATATTATCAAATGGGTAAAAATATTTTAACTTTACCCCAATGATAGATTACAAACCAATTGAATTTTAATGCAAAAATACAAACACCTTTTTTTCGATCTGGACCATACCCTATGGGATTTTGAGACAAACTCTATCCACACCTTGAAAGAACTATATGAAAAATATAAATTAAGTGATTCGTTTCAGGGTTTTGATGCATTTTATAAACGTTATGAGGCACATAACGAGGAACTTTGGGTACAATATCGCGAAGGTAAGATCACAAAAGAACTCCTAAACTTCAACCGGTTCCACACCCCTCTTTCAGAAGCAGGCATAAGTGATGACGCTATTGCACAAAGCTTTGCCCATGACTACATTACGGTTAGTCCTACCAAAACTGCTTTAATGCCACATGCGAAAGAAGTACTGGATCAACTTAAACAAAGACACACTCTACACGTTATTACCAATGGATTCAAGGAAGTTCAATTTATAAAACTAAAAAACAGTCATTTGCATCATTATTTTTCCAAGGTGTTTATTTCTGAAACCATAGGCGCTTCCAAACCAAAAACAGCCTTTTTTGAATATGCCGTAAAAAGTGCCAACGCGCGAAAAAAAGAATGTCTGATAATTGGCGACAACTTGGAAACCGATATTGATGGAGCCATTAATTTTGGATTGGATTATATTTTTTTCAACCCAAATAAAAACGAACATAAGCGACAATTAATGAACGAAATAACTGATTTAAGACAAATAATTAATATAGTAAAAAGCTAATTGGTCACAAACGCATTCACAATCGTCAGCGCAAGCGCCAAGCAGCTAAAAACAATCAACTGATAGACATGTTAAAAATTCACGCACTTACTTACAACCCCTGGCAAGAAAACACATATCTGATTGCAGCCGAGAATGGAGACTGCATCGTTGTGGATCCCGGATGCCTATCTGATGAAGAACAACAAAACCTAGTTTCTTATATGGCGGACAATCATCTCAAGCCAGTCCGTTTGCTCAATACGCATTTACACCTGGACCACGTATTCGGGAACCGTTTTGTCTGTCAACACTATGGACTATCGGCCGAAGCTCATCAGGCAGATGAATTCTGGATTGAACAAACCGTTCCTTATGCTGCTCAGATGGGATTTACCTTAACAGAAAACCCTCCTGCTTTAAAAAGATATCTGGAGCATGACCAGATTATTGAATTTGGTGGGTCTACCATAAAGGTACTTCATGTGCCCGGGCACTCTCCCGGAGGTGTTGCCTTATATATGGAGCAAGAAGGAGTACTGATTGCAGGAGATGCACTTTTTAGAGAAAGCATAGGACGATCTGATTTACCCGGTGGGGATTTTGACACTCTTATCACAGCCATTAAAACCCACCTCTTAACATTACCAGATCAAACTGTTATTTATTCTGGTCACGGACCTTCGTCTACCATTGCACACGAGAAGATTCATAATCAATTTCTATAACAAAATATTATGTAGATAAATTATATTCGAGCCCATAAACTGACCGTTAATTCCAGTGATGGGCTCGTTTTTTTTAAGCACCTGCCCTTATTTTTGGGGACTACCCTTGATATTCTGACAAAAATCATCTTCAAATCCCACATGTATCATTTTTATAATTTGCTTAATCTCTTACCTTTAAAGGCGCTTTAAAAATTATAATTTACACAAGGTTAACAATCATAAACAAAGGATTGTCAACATCTTAGGCAAAAACATAATTATACAGATATGGCTACAGATAAATTCGTTGCAAGGCATATTGGACCTCGTGACCATGAGATTGACGAAATGTTAAAAACCATTGGTGCCGAATCAATGGATGTATTAATTGACCAGACGATTCCTTCGAACATAAGGCTAAAAAAAGACTTACGTCTGGCTAAGGGACTCACCGAGCGTCAATATTTTAGAAAAATTTTAGACATTGCTAGCAAAAATAAGGTGTACAATACTTATATAGGAATGGGCTATTACGATACCATCACACCTGCGGTCATCCATCGCAATGTATTGGAAAATCCGGTCTGGTACACATCGTACACCCCTTACCAAGCAGAGATCTCTCAAGGCAGACTAGAAGCGTTGTTAAATTTTCAAACCGTCGTGATAGATCTCACAGGAATGGAGATCGCCAACGCATCCTTGCTGGATGAAGCAACAGCAGCTGCCGAAGCCATGATAATGATGTTCAATTCACGTTCCAGAGCCATGGCTAAAGCTGGAGCCAACATACTCTTTGTTGACGAAAAAGTATGGCCTCAAACACGTGCTGTTCTGGAAACAAGAGCAATGCCCTTGGGTATTGAGTTGCAATTTGGCAACTGGAATCATTACACGCCCACAGACCAACACTTTGGTGTAATTGTTCAATATCCCAATTCTGACGGAAACATTGAAGACTACAAAACACTTGTGGAAAAAGCACACCTAAATGAATGTAAAATAGCCGTAGGAGCCGACCTACTAAGTCTGGCATTATTAAGTCCTCCAGGCGAATGGGGAGCTGACATTGTTTTCGGCTCTTCGCAACGCTTTGGTGTTCCTATGGGATACGGAGGACCACACGCCGCATTCTTTGCCGCCAGAGAGTCTGCCAAACGCCACTTACCCGGAAGAATTATCGGCATTACCAAGGACAAAAACGGCAACCGGGCACTTAGAATGGCATTACAAACACGCGAGCAACACATCAAACGCGAACGAGCCACCTCCAACATATGCACTGCACAAGCCCTACTGGCAACCATGGCCAGCTTCTACGCTGTATACCATGGAGCAGAAGGTATCAAAAGAATTGCAGCAGAAATACATAGCATAGCCTCTTTATTGACCCAGGAGATTGAGAAATTAGGCTATCAACAACTTAACGAAAATTATTTCGACACCATCAGGTTTGCCATGGCTCCACACGCCTCTGTTGATTTGATAGAAAAATATTCGTTGGAATTAAAAATGAACTTCCGTTATTTCGATAACGGCGATGTGGGCATTAGTATTGATGAAACCACTAACCTGGAGGATATCAACTGGATTTTAGAAGTATTTGCCAGGGCTGCATGCAACGAAGAACCAGAAATAAAAGACATACCAGATATATGCACCATCGATGGCGCCTACCTCAGAAGTAGCGAATACATGCAGCAAGAAATATTTAAACGCTATCGTTCTGAGACCGAAATGGTTCGCTACATTAAAAAACTAGAACGCAAAGACATATCACTTACTCACTCCATGATATCCTTGGGGTCATGCACCATGAAATTAAATGCTGCCACCGAGATGCTTCCACTAAGCTGGATTGAATTCGGAGGCATCCACCCCTTTGTCCCCGTTGATCAAGCTGCAGGGTACCACCTGCTTTTTGCCGAACTTAAAAGAGATTTGGCTGAAATTACCGGTTTTGCAGACATCAGCCTCCAGCCCAATTCTGGTGCTGCCGGAGAATATGCAGGACTCATGGTGATCAGAGCCTACCACCAAAGCATAGGAGAACAACAACGCAATGTGGTTATCATACCTTCTTCAGCCCACGGAACCAATCCCGCCAGCGCAGTCATGGCTGGCATGCAAGTGGTTGTGGTAAAATGTGACGAAAGAGGAAATATAGATGTCAAGGACCTCAAAGAAAAGGCCGAAAAACACAAAGAAACACTTGCTTGTCTGATGATTACCTACCCATCAACCCATGGTGTATTTGAGGCCTCGGTTGTTGAAATATGTGAAATCATCCATACCAATGGAGGCCAAGTATATATGGATGGTGCCAATATGAATGCACAAGTAGGACTGACGAATCCAGGTTTAATAGGAGCCGACGTTTGCCACCTAAATCTGCACAAAACATTTGCCATTCCACATGGTGGAGGTGGCCCCGGTGTTGGCCCCATTGGAGTAGCAAAACATTTGGTAGACTTTCTGCCAACCCACCCTGTTGTTCAAACCGGACGTAAGGGCATCTCTGCTGTAGCCGCAGCTCCATGGGGTAGTGCCAGTGTGATGCCCATCACCTATGGTTATATAAAAATGCTGGGAAGCGATGGATTAACCAAATCAACAGAAGTAGCAATTCTAAATGCCAACTATCTGGCTCATCACCTAAAAGAAGGCTACGGCATCCTGTACACAGGAGAAAAAGGAAGAGTAGCCCACGAGTTGATTCTGGAATGCCGTCATTTAAAAGCCAGCGCAGGCATTAGCGAATTGGACATAGCCAAACGGTTAATGGATTATGGATTCCACGCCCCTACACTATCGTTTCCTGTTCATGGCACTTTAATGATAGAACCTACAGAAAGTGAATCCTTACAAGAACTGGATCGTTTTATCGAGGCCTTAAAAGAAATCTATAAGGAGATCAAAGAAATAGAGTCTGGCGACGTTGACAGAGAAGACAATGTACTCAAAAACGCACCACACCCCGATTATTCTGTAGTATCAGATACATGGTCTCATTCTTATGGTCGTGAAAAAGCCGCATTTCCACTAGAGTGGGTAAGAGATAATAAATTTTGGCTATCGGTTGCCAGGGTTGATGATGCCTTTGGAGATAGAAACCTGATTTGTGCCTGCGGTACTCCGGAGGAATATGAGTTGCTAAACAAATAAAAACACTATTACATCATTGAAGGCTGCTTTCATATATTTTGGAGGCAGCCTTTTTTTACCCCCCCAAAAAAAATACATTGATATATATACTACGAAGTTCTAATGGATCATTCACATTTAAGAGCCAGAAAACAAACTATTCTTAATACTAAAATTAATAATAGCCATATCCGAATAATCTTTAAAACTCGTATTATTATGAGTATGCTGATATAGTACCATCCCCTCCACTGAAGTCTTGGCACTAAGCTGATAACCTACACCAAGTCCATGCCGCCCTCGATTAAACAGAATATAATCATCCTGAAGTTTCCCCACAGGATTAAAAAAGAACTCTAACGAGGCAATCCAGTATGCAATATTAACCCCTTTCTTTTTAGGTGTACAAAAGTTTCTTTCGGTTTTAATTTGATACCTAAAACGCGAAGCATTTTCACTTTTTTCGGCTTTCTTATAAGTATAAAATTGTTCTTCCATCCTCAGACGATGCGAGAAAGACATATGTGCCAATCTGGGATATGAAATTTTTATGGATTGATGTGGTCTGAATTCATTTTTCACTTCTTGATCAGATGTGGCAGTTCTATTATACATCACACCAACATCCACCGAAATATGATCATTTAGTTGATAGGCTGTCAGATTTCTAATCCCCCAACGCGTCCACTCAACGCCATCATATCCCCTATAATATCCACCATCAAAACTGGTCTTCCACAAGGGACTCACTTTAAACTGTTCCTGCAATAAGGTCCTAAGCTCCTGTTTCTGCGCCCACAAAGCAGCCCCAGAA comes from the Saccharicrinis fermentans DSM 9555 = JCM 21142 genome and includes:
- a CDS encoding Crp/Fnr family transcriptional regulator, whose translation is MPRRAEKTEVQEPTIKEISQLYDVLTEEEKEKVLNNHKAIHYKKNEVIYREGEVPDGLLCLGSGKVKVYKLGFGGRDQIVRMANPTSFIGYRAFFAEGPHVASAVVIEPCTVFYIPKALVFELLENNHKFSLNIIRSLAQELGFSRYRTVTLTQKHIRGRLAESLLVLKEIYGFEDDSSTLNVHLSREDLANFSNMTTSNAIRTLSTFVNEGVITVDGRIIKILDSEKLEKISKLG
- a CDS encoding bifunctional UDP-N-acetylmuramoyl-tripeptide:D-alanyl-D-alanine ligase/alanine racemase, giving the protein MQEYLFSEVCGWISCKSIINKDVRFSNVITDSRTVSIPSKSLFVAISGMNHNGHDYISSLYQQGVRCFLVEEDFDFSVGLDEANFLVVKNTLQAFQQLAEKKRRTYDCPVIGITGSNGKTIVKEWISQLVGNSMSVARSPKSYNSQIGVPLSVWQMDGHTELGVFEAGISKRGEMEIIAPIISPTIGVLTNVGAAHQENFVSQQEKLQEKMMLFEGCECIIFGSDSTMIRHEMYNKYPCKRFFMWGRGVDADLQVLYKKDHGTGMLIGLKYNSVEYDVLIPFSDDVSFENALGAVSALLVLGFSMEYISGMIQKLVPVAMRMELKEGINNCIVINDSYNSDLSSLALSLAFLVQQSRGKTEQRTLILSDIYQSGMDDHSLCVQINDLLKQVGVSKLLGVGSILKSHAHLFHLDAIFYDSTDELLQNVVPNSFKNEAILIKGSRNFGFEKVASVLEMKHHQTCLEINLNALVDNLNYYRSKLNDNTKILAMVKAFGYGSGSFEIANVLQHQKVDYLGVAFADEGVELRKAGISLPIIVMNPEVKSFPVMLMHHLEPELYGFKVLDQFVQVLAQEGIRNYPVHIKLDTGMNRLGFVHDEGERLFEILKSSPEIGVKSCFSHLVGSEDVGLDEFTKSQIDRFCEFTSRMEAILGYSFIKHILNSAGILRFPQAQLDMVRLGIGMYGVGGSDQVALKPVTRFKSFISQIKSVKAHETIGYNRKGELGYDGQIAIVPVGYADGLNRRLGNGVGRVMVNGQGAHIVGNICMDMCMVDVTGLLAEEGGEVEIFGPYNPVENMAEALGTIPYEVFTSISRRVKRIYYYE
- a CDS encoding thymidine kinase, coding for MFLENKIKSAGKHGWIEVVAGSMFSGKTEELLRRLRRAKIAHQKVEIFKPHIDVRYSDEEVVSHDDNSIMSTPVETSGNILLLCGNVDVVGIDEAQFFDQGLVQVCSQLADQGIRVIVAGLDMDFKGKPFGPMPHLLAIAEYVTKVHAICMRCGDLAQFSHRLVDEEKLVMLGEKVEYEPLCRTCYCNVNKK
- the rsmI gene encoding 16S rRNA (cytidine(1402)-2'-O)-methyltransferase; protein product: MGKLYIVPTPIGNLEDITLRALNILKEADFILAEDTRKTGFLLKHFQIESKMFSHHKFNEHKTSDLIVQRILSGETGALVSDAGTPAISDPGFLLVKHALDQEVEIECLPGATAFVPALVNSGLPNDRFCFEGFLPQKKGRQKRLHALTEESRTMIFYESPFRLVKTLEQFIEVFGEQRKVSVSRELTKLHEENKRGTLSEVAQHFTNKTVKGEIVIVLEGKEDKPLEKKKNKYATDNVH
- a CDS encoding Cbp1 family collagen-binding glycoprotein adhesin, with product MKKTLILSLLVIAFTACNTSKQKELEQQNDSLVSVAIEQQQITNDLVNTLVSIDQNLQDIKEKEQIIKGNLESPERNSKDIQKSINQDILDIYKLMLVNKEKIAELEQKLKSSGSKNKNMNNLISRLNSQLKEKSIEIITLKEELNNKNIEIASLNFTLEGMSEVIDSIRMVKQKTEAILDSTTTELYTAYYAFGTKKELKEHHIISNEGLPLFGKQKVLSEDFNEDYFTKIDIREVESIPLFRPKVKMLTNHPEGSFELLNGEEDTKTIKILDKEAFWSISKFMVAQVN
- a CDS encoding YjjG family noncanonical pyrimidine nucleotidase; its protein translation is MQKYKHLFFDLDHTLWDFETNSIHTLKELYEKYKLSDSFQGFDAFYKRYEAHNEELWVQYREGKITKELLNFNRFHTPLSEAGISDDAIAQSFAHDYITVSPTKTALMPHAKEVLDQLKQRHTLHVITNGFKEVQFIKLKNSHLHHYFSKVFISETIGASKPKTAFFEYAVKSANARKKECLIIGDNLETDIDGAINFGLDYIFFNPNKNEHKRQLMNEITDLRQIINIVKS
- a CDS encoding MBL fold metallo-hydrolase — its product is MLKIHALTYNPWQENTYLIAAENGDCIVVDPGCLSDEEQQNLVSYMADNHLKPVRLLNTHLHLDHVFGNRFVCQHYGLSAEAHQADEFWIEQTVPYAAQMGFTLTENPPALKRYLEHDQIIEFGGSTIKVLHVPGHSPGGVALYMEQEGVLIAGDALFRESIGRSDLPGGDFDTLITAIKTHLLTLPDQTVIYSGHGPSSTIAHEKIHNQFL
- the gcvP gene encoding aminomethyl-transferring glycine dehydrogenase, coding for MATDKFVARHIGPRDHEIDEMLKTIGAESMDVLIDQTIPSNIRLKKDLRLAKGLTERQYFRKILDIASKNKVYNTYIGMGYYDTITPAVIHRNVLENPVWYTSYTPYQAEISQGRLEALLNFQTVVIDLTGMEIANASLLDEATAAAEAMIMMFNSRSRAMAKAGANILFVDEKVWPQTRAVLETRAMPLGIELQFGNWNHYTPTDQHFGVIVQYPNSDGNIEDYKTLVEKAHLNECKIAVGADLLSLALLSPPGEWGADIVFGSSQRFGVPMGYGGPHAAFFAARESAKRHLPGRIIGITKDKNGNRALRMALQTREQHIKRERATSNICTAQALLATMASFYAVYHGAEGIKRIAAEIHSIASLLTQEIEKLGYQQLNENYFDTIRFAMAPHASVDLIEKYSLELKMNFRYFDNGDVGISIDETTNLEDINWILEVFARAACNEEPEIKDIPDICTIDGAYLRSSEYMQQEIFKRYRSETEMVRYIKKLERKDISLTHSMISLGSCTMKLNAATEMLPLSWIEFGGIHPFVPVDQAAGYHLLFAELKRDLAEITGFADISLQPNSGAAGEYAGLMVIRAYHQSIGEQQRNVVIIPSSAHGTNPASAVMAGMQVVVVKCDERGNIDVKDLKEKAEKHKETLACLMITYPSTHGVFEASVVEICEIIHTNGGQVYMDGANMNAQVGLTNPGLIGADVCHLNLHKTFAIPHGGGGPGVGPIGVAKHLVDFLPTHPVVQTGRKGISAVAAAPWGSASVMPITYGYIKMLGSDGLTKSTEVAILNANYLAHHLKEGYGILYTGEKGRVAHELILECRHLKASAGISELDIAKRLMDYGFHAPTLSFPVHGTLMIEPTESESLQELDRFIEALKEIYKEIKEIESGDVDREDNVLKNAPHPDYSVVSDTWSHSYGREKAAFPLEWVRDNKFWLSVARVDDAFGDRNLICACGTPEEYELLNK
- a CDS encoding DUF2490 domain-containing protein is translated as MMIKRTIVFICIFISGAALWAQKQELRTLLQEQFKVSPLWKTSFDGGYYRGYDGVEWTRWGIRNLTAYQLNDHISVDVGVMYNRTATSDQEVKNEFRPHQSIKISYPRLAHMSFSHRLRMEEQFYTYKKAEKSENASRFRYQIKTERNFCTPKKKGVNIAYWIASLEFFFNPVGKLQDDYILFNRGRHGLGVGYQLSAKTSVEGMVLYQHTHNNTSFKDYSDMAIINFSIKNSLFSGS